The following are encoded in a window of Amphibacillus xylanus NBRC 15112 genomic DNA:
- a CDS encoding ABC transporter permease produces MKLAFSIAKRFLLSSKGQTLLILIGIVIGVSVQIFIGSLITGLQASLVDTTIGNSSQITIEAAGTQNYFTDDNTLFDQLKNDQRLTAVSKSFDGSGFIVLDEDDTYPVLMRGFEFEQANQIYDFESSLVEGHIPASENEIMIGTNLAKDLELSLNDSVNFLTTSFNEVELEIVGIFDLGVASLNKSWMISPLNNAQKFFNEENQLSAIETQVDDVFAADVIAEDIASHLDDNLITTNWKDQNEQLLSGLTGQSISSYMIQVFVLLAVLLGIASVLAISVVQKSKQLGILKAMGIKDRTASFIFLFQGFMLGLVGSLIGVAVGIGLSYAFSFFVKNPDGTALVPFNLNIPFIVISFVIAVVATTVAAVIPAKNSSKLNPIEVIKNG; encoded by the coding sequence TTGAAACTAGCATTTAGTATCGCTAAGCGATTTTTATTATCTAGTAAGGGACAGACATTACTTATTCTAATTGGCATTGTCATTGGCGTTTCGGTTCAAATATTTATTGGTTCATTAATTACTGGCTTACAGGCTTCTTTAGTTGACACAACGATTGGGAATTCATCACAAATTACCATTGAAGCAGCTGGAACTCAAAATTATTTTACAGATGATAATACATTATTTGACCAACTTAAAAACGATCAAAGACTAACTGCTGTGTCTAAATCATTTGATGGTTCTGGTTTTATCGTGCTAGATGAGGATGACACATACCCTGTCCTCATGAGAGGCTTTGAATTTGAACAAGCCAATCAAATTTATGATTTTGAAAGCTCATTAGTTGAAGGACATATTCCAGCTAGTGAAAATGAAATTATGATCGGGACTAACTTAGCTAAAGACTTAGAGCTAAGCTTAAATGATAGCGTTAATTTCTTAACAACTAGTTTTAATGAAGTAGAATTAGAGATTGTCGGTATTTTTGACTTAGGAGTCGCAAGTTTGAACAAATCTTGGATGATCAGTCCATTAAATAATGCGCAAAAGTTTTTTAATGAGGAAAATCAGCTTTCAGCAATTGAAACTCAAGTTGATGACGTATTTGCGGCTGATGTCATAGCGGAGGATATCGCCTCACATTTGGATGATAATTTAATCACAACAAATTGGAAAGATCAAAATGAGCAGTTATTATCAGGTTTAACTGGTCAATCCATTTCAAGCTATATGATTCAAGTATTTGTTTTACTGGCTGTGCTACTCGGTATCGCATCAGTTCTAGCTATTTCTGTTGTTCAAAAATCTAAACAACTCGGTATTTTAAAAGCAATGGGGATTAAGGATCGAACGGCTAGTTTTATCTTCTTATTCCAAGGATTTATGCTAGGGTTAGTTGGGAGTCTGATCGGAGTTGCAGTCGGGATTGGCTTGTCTTACGCATTTTCATTCTTTGTAAAAAATCCTGATGGAACAGCATTGGTGCCATTTAATTTAAATATTCCATTTATCGTGATTTCATTTGTAATTGCTGTTGTTGCGACTACGGTTGCTGCAGTTATCCCAGCTAAAAATTCTTCTAAGTTGAATCCAATCGAGGTGATTAAAAATGGCTAA
- the dut gene encoding dUTP diphosphatase — MEYKLLINLIHEDAKLPYRANEGDAGLDLFSIEEQIINPGESALVRTGLQIELPKGTEAQIRPRSGLALKHSITVLNSPGTIDEGYRGEIKVILINHGKEEFKIEKHMRIAQMVIAPVLKVELVETSDLSKTDRDQGGFGSSGKTGTK; from the coding sequence ATGGAGTATAAATTGTTAATTAATTTGATACACGAAGATGCAAAATTACCATATCGTGCAAACGAAGGTGATGCTGGTCTTGATTTATTTTCTATTGAAGAGCAAATCATTAACCCAGGAGAATCAGCATTAGTAAGAACAGGCTTACAAATTGAATTACCTAAAGGGACAGAAGCACAGATTAGACCTAGAAGCGGCTTAGCTTTAAAACACTCAATTACTGTGTTAAATAGTCCTGGAACAATCGACGAAGGTTACCGTGGCGAAATCAAAGTGATCTTAATCAATCATGGTAAAGAAGAGTTTAAGATTGAAAAACATATGAGAATTGCCCAAATGGTGATCGCTCCAGTCCTTAAAGTTGAACTAGTTGAAACAAGCGATCTATCTAAAACAGATCGAGATCAAGGCGGATTCGGCTCATCAGGCAAAACAGGAACTAAATAA
- a CDS encoding M42 family metallopeptidase codes for MNEKLTMFKELTEAKGISGNEKEAREVMKKYIEPYATEVFTDHLGSLIAKKVGQEDGPKVMVAGHLDEIGLMVTRIDDNGFLYFQTIGGWWSQVMLAQRVTVCTQKGDIVGVIGSKPPHIMPAEARRKPYEIKDMFIDIGATSKEEAESFGVRPGDSVVPYFEFQPMKNEKLLLAKAWDNRVGCAIAIEVLKQLKDVDHPNVVYGVGTVQEEVGLRGAKTSTNMIEPDIGIAVDTGIAGDTPGISPNDADGKIGKGPQIIIYDASMVSHKGLRDFVIKTADDNNIPYQYASIAAGGTDSGSIHLTANGVPALSIGIATRYIHSHAGIIHEDDFDNTVKLIVEVIKQLDKDTVHKITFD; via the coding sequence ATGAATGAAAAATTAACAATGTTTAAAGAATTAACTGAAGCTAAAGGTATTTCAGGTAATGAAAAAGAAGCGCGTGAGGTTATGAAAAAATATATTGAACCTTATGCGACTGAAGTTTTTACAGATCATTTAGGAAGCTTAATTGCTAAAAAAGTAGGTCAAGAGGATGGCCCTAAAGTGATGGTTGCTGGTCACTTAGATGAAATCGGACTGATGGTCACTCGAATTGACGATAACGGTTTCCTTTATTTCCAAACAATCGGTGGTTGGTGGAGCCAAGTAATGCTCGCTCAACGTGTAACTGTTTGTACGCAAAAAGGAGATATTGTAGGTGTGATTGGTTCAAAACCACCACATATTATGCCAGCTGAAGCTCGTAGAAAGCCATATGAAATTAAAGATATGTTCATCGATATTGGTGCAACAAGTAAAGAAGAAGCAGAATCATTCGGCGTTAGACCAGGTGACTCTGTCGTTCCTTACTTCGAATTCCAACCAATGAAAAACGAAAAACTATTACTTGCAAAAGCGTGGGATAACCGAGTAGGTTGTGCGATTGCAATTGAAGTACTAAAACAATTGAAAGACGTAGATCATCCAAACGTTGTTTACGGTGTAGGAACTGTTCAAGAAGAAGTTGGTTTACGTGGAGCTAAAACTTCGACAAACATGATCGAACCAGATATTGGAATTGCAGTTGATACAGGAATTGCTGGAGATACACCAGGAATTTCGCCAAATGATGCCGATGGTAAGATTGGTAAAGGTCCACAAATCATCATCTATGATGCATCAATGGTTTCGCATAAGGGATTAAGAGATTTTGTCATTAAAACTGCTGATGATAATAACATTCCATATCAGTATGCATCAATTGCTGCAGGTGGAACAGATAGTGGTTCAATTCACCTAACAGCAAATGGTGTACCAGCGTTATCAATTGGTATCGCAACAAGATATATTCATTCACATGCTGGCATTATTCATGAAGATGACTTTGACAATACAGTGAAACTAATTGTAGAAGTTATTAAGCAATTAGACAAAGATACAGTACACAAAATAACATTTGATTAA
- the sspI gene encoding small acid-soluble spore protein SspI, which produces MDLNLRKAILANVSDNSQDELEATIVDAIQSGEEKMLPGLGVLFELIWKQADQTKKKDLVQLLATGVQHAGA; this is translated from the coding sequence ATGGATTTGAATTTAAGAAAAGCTATTTTAGCAAATGTGTCTGACAATAGTCAAGATGAGCTAGAGGCAACAATTGTCGATGCCATTCAAAGTGGTGAAGAGAAAATGTTACCTGGTCTTGGTGTACTATTTGAACTCATTTGGAAACAAGCTGATCAAACTAAGAAAAAAGACCTTGTTCAATTACTAGCAACAGGGGTTCAACACGCTGGAGCATAG
- a CDS encoding lytic transglycosylase domain-containing protein, translating into MMNIRMLQSLIESQTIHQFLPVNQTRSGLSFNHLFSQTLNQPTHISAQSAMSIREILHGRPSILAQTSSITTPVEANLSKDLNTIIKEAAQTYQIDEKLIRSVIKAESNFNQFAVSRAGAQGYMQLMPATARGLGVTNSFDARQNIFGGTKYLRQMLNRYNGNTSLALAAYNAGPGNVDKYNGIPPFRETQNYVRKVMEQYRG; encoded by the coding sequence ATGATGAACATTCGAATGCTTCAGAGTTTAATTGAAAGTCAAACGATTCATCAATTTTTACCTGTTAATCAAACGCGCAGTGGACTTTCATTTAATCATTTATTTTCTCAAACTTTAAATCAGCCAACACATATATCAGCACAATCGGCGATGTCTATACGTGAAATACTTCATGGTCGTCCGTCGATCTTGGCTCAAACTTCTTCTATTACAACACCAGTTGAAGCAAACCTTTCTAAGGATTTAAATACAATTATTAAGGAAGCAGCACAAACATATCAGATTGATGAGAAGTTGATCCGTTCTGTGATTAAAGCAGAATCAAACTTTAATCAATTTGCTGTGAGTCGTGCTGGCGCTCAAGGTTATATGCAGTTGATGCCAGCGACTGCAAGAGGATTAGGTGTAACGAACTCATTTGATGCGCGACAAAATATCTTTGGCGGAACAAAATACTTAAGACAAATGTTAAATCGATATAATGGTAATACTAGCTTAGCTCTGGCTGCTTATAACGCGGGTCCAGGTAATGTGGACAAGTATAATGGCATTCCACCTTTTCGTGAGACACAGAATTATGTTAGAAAAGTTATGGAACAATATCGGGGTTAA
- a CDS encoding LysM peptidoglycan-binding domain-containing protein — MTQIQRFELRQINQASDEYEILLYLDQPSYEFANEFISSAENQEDLITQAKKIIKEKYPNIKVSMMKVIIGGIALTSIPLMNLTNHSVSAASAPKTSQQIQNDSIHYQVKSGDTLWKIANRFGSTIANIRQANQLKSDLIKVNQSLIIPKAYHTVQTGDYLSVLAKRYGVTVDSIKEANNLSSDLVRLGQKLIIPTLVNDTAAPAQTEQIQQPEQAEQTEQKATTYTVVSGDSLFLIAQKFGTTIDAIKSANKLDSVVLQIGQKLTIPGAQQQSQEINQEQTRPSRYTVKAGDTLSAIAKRFNVTVSALKSNNNLNSDLIRVGQVLIIADEQTGETQQQTEEKKVTYTTHTVVSGDNIWNLSIQYGIPQKELLEVNNLTTRSMLSIGQQLKVPVHHIPVKSVVSEKHGEYLDWWTEAQYLFTIGKTAKVTDIETGKSFNITRTIGANHADAETNTVADTNVAKSIWGGFSWKTRAIILEVDGRQLAASMSFMPHDVEYISNNGISGHFDVYFGNSTRHVDGRPDPLHQAQVEKAAGIR; from the coding sequence ATGACTCAAATACAAAGATTTGAACTCAGGCAGATCAATCAAGCTAGTGATGAGTATGAAATTCTACTTTACTTAGATCAGCCAAGCTACGAGTTTGCCAATGAGTTTATCTCATCAGCAGAAAATCAAGAAGATCTTATTACGCAAGCGAAAAAGATTATTAAAGAGAAATATCCAAATATAAAGGTATCAATGATGAAAGTGATCATTGGTGGTATTGCCTTGACCTCTATTCCTTTAATGAATCTTACTAACCATTCCGTTTCTGCAGCGTCAGCACCTAAAACAAGTCAACAAATCCAGAACGACTCGATTCATTATCAAGTGAAATCCGGGGACACACTTTGGAAGATTGCAAATAGATTTGGTTCGACGATTGCTAACATCAGGCAGGCTAATCAATTAAAATCAGATCTGATTAAAGTTAATCAAAGTTTAATTATTCCAAAAGCATACCACACCGTTCAGACGGGTGATTATTTATCGGTACTTGCGAAGCGCTATGGTGTCACGGTTGATTCGATAAAAGAAGCTAACAATTTATCTAGTGATTTAGTTCGCCTTGGCCAAAAACTAATTATTCCTACATTAGTTAACGATACAGCTGCTCCAGCGCAGACTGAACAAATTCAACAACCTGAGCAAGCGGAACAAACTGAACAAAAGGCAACAACTTATACCGTCGTATCAGGCGACAGTTTATTTTTAATTGCGCAAAAATTTGGCACGACGATTGATGCGATCAAAAGTGCCAATAAATTAGATTCTGTCGTACTGCAAATTGGACAGAAGTTAACCATCCCTGGCGCTCAACAACAAAGTCAAGAAATCAATCAAGAACAAACGAGACCAAGTCGTTATACTGTAAAAGCTGGCGATACACTTTCTGCAATTGCAAAGCGGTTTAATGTTACAGTCAGCGCTCTTAAATCAAACAATAACTTAAATTCAGATTTAATCCGAGTCGGTCAAGTATTAATCATTGCAGATGAGCAAACCGGAGAAACACAACAGCAAACTGAAGAGAAAAAAGTAACATATACAACACATACAGTCGTTTCTGGTGATAACATCTGGAATTTAAGTATCCAATATGGTATCCCACAAAAAGAGCTGTTAGAGGTAAATAATTTAACGACAAGAAGTATGCTATCCATTGGCCAACAATTGAAGGTACCGGTTCACCATATTCCCGTCAAATCTGTTGTTAGTGAAAAGCATGGTGAATATTTAGATTGGTGGACTGAGGCTCAATATCTCTTTACAATCGGAAAAACCGCAAAAGTAACTGATATTGAAACAGGAAAAAGCTTTAATATTACAAGGACGATTGGGGCAAATCATGCAGATGCTGAAACGAATACCGTCGCGGATACAAACGTAGCTAAATCAATTTGGGGCGGATTTTCGTGGAAAACACGAGCGATTATTCTTGAGGTTGATGGCAGACAACTAGCTGCCAGTATGAGTTTTATGCCTCATGATGTCGAGTATATTTCTAACAATGGAATCTCTGGACACTTTGATGTTTATTTTGGCAATAGTACTCGACACGTTGATGGTAGACCTGATCCATTACATCAAGCACAGGTCGAAAAAGCTGCTGGAATTAGATAA
- a CDS encoding cobalamin B12-binding domain-containing protein — translation MNEYYLKLLHFLQNEDKEKSLSYCMNLLSEKKVTVVELYEQILRPALNNIIAEYSDPDELIWREHVRSSIVRTIIECAYPYVIKEAKQSDTKKSVIVTCPEYEHHELGARIVADFFTIAGYKSVFIGALTPHATLLKAIDIIKPKYLSLSVTNTYHLTTTKSTIEAIKQHIDQELTFLVGGSAFAINPTAHIDVGGDFLLHTYEDIKNLHKEVF, via the coding sequence ATGAATGAATATTACCTAAAACTACTTCATTTTTTGCAAAATGAAGATAAAGAGAAATCCTTATCTTACTGCATGAACTTACTCAGTGAGAAGAAAGTCACTGTAGTTGAATTGTATGAGCAAATTTTGCGACCAGCATTAAATAATATTATTGCTGAATATTCCGATCCAGATGAATTAATTTGGCGTGAGCATGTGAGAAGTAGTATTGTCAGAACGATTATTGAATGTGCTTATCCGTATGTAATTAAAGAAGCAAAGCAGAGTGATACGAAAAAAAGTGTGATCGTGACGTGTCCAGAGTATGAACACCATGAGCTTGGTGCTCGAATCGTAGCAGATTTCTTTACAATCGCAGGCTATAAGTCTGTTTTCATCGGGGCTCTCACTCCTCATGCTACATTATTAAAGGCAATCGACATCATCAAGCCAAAGTATCTTTCACTAAGTGTGACAAATACTTATCATTTAACAACGACAAAATCAACAATTGAAGCGATCAAACAACACATTGATCAAGAATTAACCTTCTTAGTTGGTGGAAGCGCATTTGCGATTAATCCAACTGCTCATATTGATGTAGGCGGAGATTTTTTACTTCATACATATGAAGATATAAAAAATCTTCATAAGGAGGTTTTTTAA
- the pheT gene encoding phenylalanine--tRNA ligase subunit beta yields the protein MQVSLNWLKKYVDLDGYTPDELASLITKAGIEVDGVAYVAEKSTNVVVGHVLSCEQHPNADKLRLCQVDVGEETLQIICGAPNVAQGQKVAVAKPGAVLPGNFKIKKAKLRGVESHGMICSLQELGIKEDYLPKEIEDGIYVFNEDAEIGAEVTDYLNLDDAILEFDLTPNRADALSMIGVAYEVAAILDREVRLPEEEVETIDEKATDHVTVKVEAKEDNPYYGAFIIKDIKVGPAPSWMQNYLMAAGIRPINNVVDITNYVLLEYGQPLHAFDFDKFGSNEVVIRRATDQEKIVTLDGVERKLTTEHLVITNGSEPTAIAGVMGGADSEVTDETTTVLLEAAYFDPKRVRIGSRDHQLRSESSTRFEKGVDPNRVRKAGLRAARLLAEYANGTVLSGVSEFDELDRSEKQITVTVDRINNRLGTDIQASEIAAIFDKLRFKYVQNDDTFDITIPTRRQDISIFEDIVEEVARMYGYDHLPYTLPEGGQQAGKLTKNQQLKRYVKRFMEGAGLMEAITYSLTTDERAKMLVSPEVAAISKSAVRLSRPMTEEHSTLRQSLLPEMLHVLSYNVARKQQNLGYYEIGKIFIGKEDKVTSQPEEKLRLSGAITGKWLTHEWQQETKAVDFYVLKGILDELFARLNITATYKQAVINEMHPGRTAQIYVGDVAVGFIGQVHPVVEKDFDLKETYVFDLDLDYLFSIHNDEPTFNKIPRYPSIKRDIALVVNESVTAAELEATITEAGGEWLQNVHVFDVYQGKNLEAGKKSIAFSLLYFNPERTLKDEEVEASYEVIVEQVKAKHDAELRA from the coding sequence ATGCAAGTATCTTTAAATTGGTTGAAAAAATATGTAGATCTAGATGGTTATACACCAGATGAATTAGCAAGCCTGATTACAAAAGCAGGAATTGAAGTTGATGGTGTTGCTTATGTTGCAGAGAAAAGCACGAATGTAGTTGTTGGTCATGTGCTCTCTTGTGAGCAACATCCAAATGCTGATAAATTAAGACTATGCCAAGTAGATGTAGGAGAAGAGACATTACAAATTATCTGTGGAGCACCGAATGTAGCACAAGGACAGAAAGTTGCAGTTGCTAAACCAGGAGCGGTACTTCCAGGTAACTTTAAAATTAAAAAAGCCAAATTACGTGGTGTAGAATCACATGGAATGATTTGTTCACTTCAAGAATTAGGTATCAAAGAAGACTACCTGCCAAAAGAAATTGAAGATGGCATTTATGTATTTAATGAAGATGCTGAAATTGGTGCGGAAGTTACTGATTATCTAAACTTAGATGATGCAATTCTTGAATTTGATTTAACACCAAACCGTGCAGATGCGTTAAGTATGATCGGTGTTGCTTATGAAGTAGCAGCAATCCTTGATCGTGAAGTTCGCCTTCCAGAAGAAGAGGTTGAAACAATTGACGAAAAAGCAACAGATCACGTGACCGTTAAAGTAGAAGCAAAAGAGGATAATCCATACTACGGTGCGTTTATTATTAAAGATATTAAAGTAGGTCCTGCACCAAGCTGGATGCAAAATTATCTCATGGCAGCTGGAATTCGTCCGATTAATAACGTTGTCGATATTACAAACTACGTATTACTCGAATATGGTCAACCATTACACGCATTTGACTTTGATAAATTTGGATCAAATGAGGTTGTTATTCGTCGAGCAACTGATCAAGAAAAAATTGTTACGCTTGATGGTGTTGAACGAAAGTTAACAACTGAGCATTTAGTCATTACAAACGGATCTGAACCAACAGCAATCGCTGGTGTTATGGGTGGAGCAGATTCAGAAGTAACTGATGAAACAACAACTGTCTTACTGGAAGCGGCTTACTTTGATCCGAAGCGAGTTCGTATCGGTTCGAGAGATCATCAATTAAGAAGCGAATCAAGCACACGTTTTGAAAAAGGAGTAGATCCAAATCGTGTGAGAAAAGCAGGACTTAGAGCAGCGCGCTTGTTAGCTGAATATGCAAATGGAACGGTGCTCAGTGGAGTTAGTGAATTTGATGAACTAGATCGTTCAGAAAAGCAGATCACAGTAACAGTTGATCGCATCAATAATCGCTTAGGAACAGACATTCAAGCAAGCGAAATTGCGGCTATCTTTGATAAGTTACGCTTCAAATATGTTCAAAACGATGACACGTTTGATATTACGATTCCAACACGTCGTCAAGATATTAGCATCTTTGAAGATATCGTTGAAGAGGTTGCCAGAATGTATGGCTACGATCACTTGCCATACACATTACCTGAAGGGGGCCAACAGGCAGGAAAGTTAACGAAGAACCAGCAATTGAAGCGTTATGTAAAACGATTCATGGAAGGTGCTGGCTTAATGGAGGCAATCACATATTCGTTAACGACAGATGAACGTGCGAAAATGTTAGTTAGCCCAGAGGTTGCAGCAATTTCTAAAAGTGCTGTTCGTTTATCAAGACCAATGACAGAAGAACATAGTACATTAAGACAAAGCTTACTTCCAGAAATGTTGCACGTTTTATCATATAACGTAGCTAGAAAACAACAAAACTTAGGCTACTATGAAATTGGTAAAATCTTTATCGGAAAAGAAGATAAAGTGACATCACAGCCTGAAGAAAAACTGCGCTTAAGTGGAGCGATTACAGGAAAATGGCTCACACATGAATGGCAACAAGAAACAAAAGCAGTTGACTTTTACGTATTAAAAGGAATACTGGATGAGCTATTTGCACGTCTGAACATTACAGCAACATACAAACAAGCTGTAATTAATGAAATGCATCCAGGTCGTACGGCTCAAATTTATGTTGGTGATGTAGCAGTTGGATTTATTGGGCAAGTACACCCAGTTGTAGAGAAAGATTTTGATCTAAAAGAGACGTATGTGTTTGATCTTGACTTAGACTATCTATTCTCAATTCATAATGATGAACCAACGTTTAATAAAATCCCACGTTATCCATCAATTAAGCGTGACATTGCATTAGTTGTTAATGAGTCAGTTACAGCAGCTGAATTAGAAGCAACGATTACAGAAGCAGGTGGCGAGTGGCTTCAGAATGTTCATGTCTTTGATGTTTATCAAGGTAAAAATCTAGAAGCAGGGAAAAAATCAATTGCATTTAGCCTACTATACTTCAACCCAGAGCGAACGCTTAAAGATGAAGAAGTTGAAGCTTCATATGAAGTAATTGTAGAACAAGTTAAAGCTAAACACGATGCAGAATTAAGAGCATAA
- the pheS gene encoding phenylalanine--tRNA ligase subunit alpha — protein sequence MKEKLTALQTEALEQIEQATSLADLEKVRVAYLGKKGPITEVLRGMGKLSPEERPVIGELANKVRGAIADAIEKEKATLEEAALNERLKTETIDVTLPGRPIQVGGPHLLTQLIEEIEDLFIGMGFEVREGPEVETDYYNFEALNIPKDHPARDMQDSFYITEELLMRTHTSPVQARTMGEYKGSKPVKMICPGKVYRRDSDDATHSHQFTQIEGLYVDKNVRMSDLKGVLNQFAKQFFGPEREIRLRPSFFPFTEPSVEMDISCKVCQGEGCSVCKQTGWIEILGGGMVHPKVLEMAGYDPEVYSGFAFGMGPDRIAMLKYGVDDIRHFYTNDRRFLEQYHQA from the coding sequence ATGAAAGAGAAATTAACAGCACTGCAAACTGAAGCGCTCGAACAGATAGAACAAGCAACATCTTTAGCTGACTTAGAAAAAGTTCGTGTCGCTTACCTAGGAAAAAAAGGTCCAATCACAGAAGTGCTAAGAGGGATGGGTAAATTATCACCAGAAGAGCGCCCAGTAATCGGTGAGCTTGCTAATAAGGTACGAGGTGCAATTGCTGATGCGATTGAGAAGGAAAAGGCTACTTTAGAAGAAGCTGCATTAAATGAGCGATTAAAAACGGAAACAATCGATGTTACATTACCAGGACGTCCTATTCAAGTTGGAGGCCCGCACTTACTAACACAATTAATTGAAGAGATTGAAGACCTCTTTATTGGAATGGGCTTTGAAGTCAGAGAAGGACCAGAGGTTGAGACTGATTATTATAACTTTGAAGCATTAAATATTCCTAAAGATCACCCAGCTCGAGATATGCAGGATTCATTTTATATTACTGAGGAATTGTTGATGCGTACACATACCTCACCAGTTCAAGCACGTACAATGGGTGAATATAAAGGAAGTAAGCCTGTTAAAATGATTTGTCCAGGAAAAGTTTATCGTCGTGACTCAGATGATGCGACACACTCACACCAATTTACGCAAATTGAAGGTCTTTACGTTGATAAGAATGTTCGCATGAGTGATCTCAAAGGTGTTCTTAATCAATTTGCTAAGCAATTCTTTGGACCAGAACGAGAAATTCGCTTACGCCCAAGCTTCTTCCCATTTACAGAACCGTCTGTTGAGATGGATATCTCTTGTAAAGTTTGTCAGGGAGAAGGCTGTTCTGTATGTAAGCAGACAGGCTGGATTGAAATATTAGGTGGCGGTATGGTTCATCCAAAAGTATTAGAAATGGCTGGCTACGATCCAGAGGTATACAGTGGATTTGCGTTTGGAATGGGACCGGATCGAATTGCGATGTTGAAATATGGTGTTGATGATATTCGCCATTTCTATACAAATGATCGTCGCTTTTTAGAGCAATATCATCAAGCTTAA
- a CDS encoding TrmH family RNA methyltransferase — protein sequence MITSVKNQQIKNWAKLKQKKYRKEQGCFIVEGEHLVEEALKSEWEVETIVVESTFEASIDLTNIQVETVSDHVFAHLAQTKSPQGILAIVKIKSTHDYEKNRLLLLDAVQDPGNLGTMIRTADAAGFDAIILGDGTVDLYNDKVIRASQGSIFHIPIIESSLEAAIFNLQADGVTVFASTLERAVPVQTIEWPKQAGLIVGNEGSGVNQTFIEKADQLVHIPIYGKAESLNVSIAAAIMMYQMQLN from the coding sequence ATGATCACGTCAGTAAAAAATCAACAGATAAAAAATTGGGCAAAACTAAAACAGAAAAAATATCGCAAAGAACAAGGGTGTTTTATTGTCGAAGGAGAGCATCTTGTTGAAGAAGCATTAAAGAGTGAGTGGGAGGTTGAGACGATTGTCGTTGAATCGACGTTTGAAGCGAGCATTGATTTAACAAATATTCAAGTTGAAACCGTCAGTGATCATGTATTTGCTCACTTAGCACAAACAAAATCGCCACAAGGGATTTTAGCAATTGTTAAAATTAAATCAACACATGATTATGAGAAAAATAGACTCTTATTACTTGATGCTGTTCAAGATCCAGGGAATTTAGGGACAATGATTCGAACAGCAGATGCAGCTGGATTTGATGCAATCATTCTAGGAGATGGAACTGTTGATTTATATAATGATAAAGTTATTCGAGCATCACAAGGCTCAATTTTCCACATTCCAATTATTGAATCGTCACTTGAAGCTGCTATTTTTAACCTACAAGCAGACGGTGTGACTGTTTTTGCATCGACATTAGAGAGAGCTGTACCTGTTCAAACAATTGAATGGCCAAAACAAGCTGGATTAATTGTTGGGAATGAAGGATCAGGTGTTAATCAGACATTCATTGAAAAAGCTGATCAGCTTGTGCACATTCCAATCTACGGCAAGGCAGAATCACTTAATGTTAGTATTGCAGCAGCAATTATGATGTATCAAATGCAACTGAATTAA
- a CDS encoding ABC transporter ATP-binding protein, with protein MAKLLELKNITKVYGTKVKNQVLFDINLDFEESSFNSIIGTSGSGKSTLMNIIGTLDTPTSGEVIIDGRSTANMNKDELAILRNETIGFIFQFHHLLPEFTVLENVLMPYRIKHNKVTKEALELADELIETVGLTKVKHNKATDLSGGQQQRAAIARSLINRPKIILGDEPTGNLDTETTKIVFNLLKKINEEFKSTFILITHDQKVAQLADRIIDIKDGRINMDIMN; from the coding sequence ATGGCTAAGCTACTAGAACTAAAAAATATTACAAAAGTTTACGGTACTAAAGTAAAGAATCAAGTTTTATTTGATATAAATTTAGATTTTGAGGAATCATCGTTTAATTCAATTATTGGTACTTCAGGTAGTGGTAAATCAACGCTGATGAATATCATTGGGACACTAGATACACCGACGAGTGGTGAAGTGATCATCGATGGTAGAAGTACAGCCAATATGAATAAAGATGAATTGGCGATTCTCCGGAATGAAACGATCGGCTTTATCTTTCAGTTCCATCACCTGCTCCCTGAGTTTACGGTGCTTGAGAATGTCTTAATGCCATATCGAATCAAGCATAATAAAGTGACGAAAGAAGCGCTAGAGTTGGCTGATGAATTAATTGAAACAGTTGGATTAACAAAAGTTAAACATAATAAAGCAACAGATTTGTCTGGTGGCCAACAGCAAAGAGCCGCAATCGCCCGCTCTCTAATTAACCGTCCTAAAATCATTTTAGGTGATGAGCCCACTGGTAACCTTGATACAGAAACAACTAAAATCGTTTTTAATTTATTGAAGAAAATCAACGAAGAGTTTAAGTCAACTTTTATCTTAATCACCCACGATCAAAAGGTTGCTCAGCTCGCTGATCGGATCATTGATATTAAAGACGGAAGAATAAATATGGATATTATGAATTAA